Proteins encoded by one window of Dialister pneumosintes:
- a CDS encoding DUF6630 family protein produces the protein MDWMKIITDSGNIFLGSILFISLTIIGVYLYLLSKYNRVGDARFDVFYIEDGTFIINSLWKPTFSLDDIERVEVGYAPYHRHGRPYIGFLRIVYPNGNRSCRYYFDISVVTRKVFNFKYHQDDIFRAIHRVQSDLEKEGIPYTLLGFEYLGWKELIAGSMKNQFLYKRDKYITNIILFVWFTGLLCSFTYLGIEFWKENSFIKGTFFILAAFLLLALMENSAWNIFQNSRIQVAVHALPTTEKEILRTVGAISTYDDSLMMEMSKCIAEPGDYIEKQIANGIDGEYAYPPLYTAEDGLTREKQIARVGMTLLHQTSYTMFLLKNIKRDTFLSLLRELVLFKRYELSVESYQLKDEDSLLTWCKTLNKLWKPQSVTIELIRINNYSYWGYLKYFKAPQMDSREKYDRVFFEYFDD, from the coding sequence ATGGATTGGATGAAAATTATTACGGATTCCGGAAATATTTTTTTAGGGAGTATACTTTTTATTTCTTTAACGATTATTGGTGTTTATCTATATTTACTCAGTAAGTACAACCGAGTTGGTGATGCACGATTTGATGTATTTTACATAGAAGATGGAACCTTTATTATCAATTCTTTATGGAAACCTACTTTTTCATTAGATGATATAGAAAGAGTTGAAGTCGGTTATGCACCTTATCACCGGCATGGTAGACCTTACATCGGATTTTTACGTATTGTATATCCGAATGGTAATCGCTCTTGTCGCTATTATTTTGATATTAGTGTTGTGACTCGCAAAGTTTTTAATTTTAAATATCATCAAGATGATATTTTTCGTGCCATCCATCGAGTACAATCCGATTTAGAAAAAGAGGGGATTCCCTATACTTTATTAGGATTCGAATATTTAGGATGGAAAGAATTAATTGCTGGAAGCATGAAGAACCAATTCCTATATAAGCGAGATAAATATATAACTAATATTATTTTATTTGTTTGGTTTACTGGATTACTTTGTAGTTTTACTTATCTAGGAATAGAGTTTTGGAAAGAAAATTCTTTTATAAAAGGTACGTTTTTTATCCTTGCCGCTTTTTTATTACTGGCACTTATGGAAAATTCTGCTTGGAATATATTTCAGAATAGTCGAATACAGGTAGCCGTTCATGCACTTCCCACGACAGAAAAAGAGATATTAAGAACGGTAGGTGCGATTTCCACCTATGATGATTCTCTTATGATGGAAATGAGCAAGTGCATTGCAGAACCTGGTGATTATATAGAAAAACAAATAGCAAATGGAATAGATGGAGAATATGCATATCCCCCTTTATATACTGCAGAAGACGGATTGACTCGAGAAAAACAGATTGCAAGGGTAGGTATGACTTTGCTGCATCAAACGTCATATACGATGTTTCTTCTTAAAAATATAAAGAGGGATACTTTTCTTTCCTTATTGCGAGAGTTGGTATTATTTAAAAGATATGAATTATCTGTAGAATCTTATCAATTAAAAGATGAAGACTCTTTACTTACTTGGTGTAAAACTCTAAATAAATTGTGGAAACCACAATCCGTAACTATAGAGCTGATACGAATTAATAATTATAGTTATTGGGGCTATTTAAAATATTTTAAAGCTCCACAAATGGATTCCCGAGAAAAATATGACAGAGTATTTTTTGAATACTTTGATGATTAG